In the genome of Electrophorus electricus isolate fEleEle1 chromosome 26, fEleEle1.pri, whole genome shotgun sequence, one region contains:
- the ctns gene encoding cystinosin isoform X1 — translation MTDKGALGIFLVSVCALATYCDGRVSLSAVDTVDLEEKLSKNVTITSSSSLNITVNIYFNITYSSRNVSSIIHLPEEAVLPAGRTSTYFEVQAENAGQVTVYLYSNNTYIDRHKSRIRFLVIRSNVLAVINQIIGWIYFLAWSVSFYPQAYDNWKRQSVVGLNFDFLALNLTGFIAYSVFNIGLFWIPEIKEEFLKKDPNGVNPVEANDVFFSVHALVLTLVYIFQCIIYERGGQKVSKVAIFLLAVAWAFAFITLFVAIGQKISWLDYLYYFSYIKLGVTLVKYIPQAYMNYQRQSTEGWSIGNVLLDFTGGSFSLFQMFLLSYNNGNDTRYFSRHGFQDSPSNLSNFVFFADKWKIIFGDPTKFGLGLFSIFFDIIFIVQHYCLYRNKGPNYQILSSQE, via the exons ATGACGGACAAAGGAGCTCTTGGAATTTTTCTTGTGTCAGTCTGTGCGCTAGCGACTTATTGTG ATGGAAGAGTGTCACTAAGTGCCGTGGACACTGTTGATTTAGAAGAGAAACTTTCCAAAAACGTCACCATTACATCAAG TTCTTCTCTGAATATTACTGTTAACATCTACTTTAATATTACATATTCCTCAAGAAATGTTTCTTCAATAATTCATCTTCCAGAAGAG GCTGTTTTGCCAGCTGGGAGAACATCAACATATTTTGAAGTGCAAGCAGAGAATGCTGGACAAGTGACTGTTTACCTGTACAGCAACAACACTTACATAGACAG acacAAATCTCGAATACGATTTTTGGTCATCAGAAGTAATGTTCTTGCAGTCATCAACCAAATTATTGGCTGGATATACTTTCTAGCTTGGTCTGTTTCCTTTTATCCTCAGGCATATGACAACTGGAAAAGACAGAG TGTGGTCGGCCTGAACTTTGATTTTCTTGCTCTCAACCTCACTGGATTTATTGCATATAGTGTCTTCAATATTGGACTGTTTTGGATACCTGAGATAAAG gaaGAATTCTTGAAGAAAGATCCAAATGGAGTAAATCCCGTGGAAGCAAATgatgtgttcttcagtgtgcATGCACTGGTCCTTACTCTGGTCTATATCTTCCAATGTATTATATATGAG AGGGGAGGACAAAAGGTATCCAAGGTGGCCATTTTTCTACTGGCAGTTGCATGGGCCTTTGCCTTCATCACACTTTTCGTTGCTATTGGTCAGAAGATCTCATGGCTGGACTACCTGTACTACTTCTCCTATATTAAACTAGGTGTTACACTGGTTAAGTATATCCCTCAG GCTTACATGAACTACCAGAGACAAAGCACAGAGGGCTGGAGCATTGGCAATGTGCTACTGGACTTCACAGGAGGCAGTTTTAGTCTCTTTCAGATGTTCCTGCTGTCCTATAACAACGGTAATGACACACGTTATTTTTCAAGACATGGTTTTCAAGACTCACCCAGTAATCTTTCtaactttgttttctttgcagatAAATGGAAGATTATATTTGGAGACCCAACCAAATTTGGACTGGGCCTTTTCTCAATATTTTTTGACATCATATTTATAGTGCAGCATTATTGCCTTTATCGCAATAAAGGGCCAAATTATCAAATACTGAGTAGTCAAGAATAA
- the ctns gene encoding cystinosin isoform X2, with translation MTDKGALGIFLVSVCALATYCDGRVSLSAVDTVDLEEKLSKNVTITSSSSLNITVNIYFNITYSSRNVSSIIHLPEEAVLPAGRTSTYFEVQAENAGQVTVYLYSNNTYIDRHKSRIRFLVIRSNVLAVINQIIGWIYFLAWSVSFYPQAYDNWKRQSVVGLNFDFLALNLTGFIAYSVFNIGLFWIPEIKEEFLKKDPNGVNPVEANDVFFSVHALVLTLVYIFQCIIYERGGQKVSKVAIFLLAVAWAFAFITLFVAIGQKISWLDYLYYFSYIKLGVTLVKYIPQAYMNYQRQSTEGWSIGNVLLDFTGGSFSLFQMFLLSYNNDKWKIIFGDPTKFGLGLFSIFFDIIFIVQHYCLYRNKGPNYQILSSQE, from the exons ATGACGGACAAAGGAGCTCTTGGAATTTTTCTTGTGTCAGTCTGTGCGCTAGCGACTTATTGTG ATGGAAGAGTGTCACTAAGTGCCGTGGACACTGTTGATTTAGAAGAGAAACTTTCCAAAAACGTCACCATTACATCAAG TTCTTCTCTGAATATTACTGTTAACATCTACTTTAATATTACATATTCCTCAAGAAATGTTTCTTCAATAATTCATCTTCCAGAAGAG GCTGTTTTGCCAGCTGGGAGAACATCAACATATTTTGAAGTGCAAGCAGAGAATGCTGGACAAGTGACTGTTTACCTGTACAGCAACAACACTTACATAGACAG acacAAATCTCGAATACGATTTTTGGTCATCAGAAGTAATGTTCTTGCAGTCATCAACCAAATTATTGGCTGGATATACTTTCTAGCTTGGTCTGTTTCCTTTTATCCTCAGGCATATGACAACTGGAAAAGACAGAG TGTGGTCGGCCTGAACTTTGATTTTCTTGCTCTCAACCTCACTGGATTTATTGCATATAGTGTCTTCAATATTGGACTGTTTTGGATACCTGAGATAAAG gaaGAATTCTTGAAGAAAGATCCAAATGGAGTAAATCCCGTGGAAGCAAATgatgtgttcttcagtgtgcATGCACTGGTCCTTACTCTGGTCTATATCTTCCAATGTATTATATATGAG AGGGGAGGACAAAAGGTATCCAAGGTGGCCATTTTTCTACTGGCAGTTGCATGGGCCTTTGCCTTCATCACACTTTTCGTTGCTATTGGTCAGAAGATCTCATGGCTGGACTACCTGTACTACTTCTCCTATATTAAACTAGGTGTTACACTGGTTAAGTATATCCCTCAG GCTTACATGAACTACCAGAGACAAAGCACAGAGGGCTGGAGCATTGGCAATGTGCTACTGGACTTCACAGGAGGCAGTTTTAGTCTCTTTCAGATGTTCCTGCTGTCCTATAACAACG atAAATGGAAGATTATATTTGGAGACCCAACCAAATTTGGACTGGGCCTTTTCTCAATATTTTTTGACATCATATTTATAGTGCAGCATTATTGCCTTTATCGCAATAAAGGGCCAAATTATCAAATACTGAGTAGTCAAGAATAA
- the ccl25b gene encoding C-C motif chemokine 25b, which produces MKIHALFLILLLACLYPSLAQGTYENCCLSYVKKLKKSIQRRTKSYRIQEMDGGCNISAIVFRLRKSRTFCGDPKQQWVKDLMKNIRHETVSY; this is translated from the exons ATGAAGATTCATGCCCTCTTTCTTATTCTGCTTTTGGCTTGCTTGTATCCAAGTTTGGCACAAG GGACTTATGAAAATTGTTGCCTTAGTTATGTTAAGAAGTTGAAAAAGTCGATCCAACGCAGAACAAAAAGCTACAGGATTCAGGAGATGGATGGGGGATGCAACATCTCTGCTATTGT ATTCAGACTGAGGAAATCAAGAACATTTTGTGGTGATCCCAAACAACAGTGGGTGAAAGATCTGATGAAAAACATACGCCATGAAACAGTTTCTTACTGA
- the pole4 gene encoding DNA polymerase epsilon subunit 4 produces the protein MAAAVAVTAASTESELDRSGTEEEPRGNDTEEDGPQQTGPASVPHSRLSKLPLSRIKALMKADPDVSLASQESVFIIAKATELFVEMIAKDALGYAQQGKRKTLQRKDLDNAIEAIDEFAFLEGTLD, from the exons ATGGCAGCAGCCGTTGCCGTGACCGCAGCGTCTACAGAATCTGAACTGGACCGAAGTGGAACTGAAGAGGAGCCACGGGGCAATGACACTGAGGAGGATGGTCCGCAACAAACCGGGCCCGCTAGCGTCCCTCACAGTCGGCTTTCCAAATTACCTCTGTCTCGTATCAAAGCTTTGATGAAAGCTGATCCGGATGTGAGCTTGGCAAGTCAGGAGTCTGTATTTATAATAGCCAAAGCAACG GAGTTATTTGTGGAAATGATAGCCAAGGACGCCCTTGGTTATGCACAGCAAGGGAAAAGGAAAACGTTACAGAGGAAAGATCTAG ACAATGCTATTGAGGCTATTGACGAGTTTGCATTTCTTGAGG GTACCTTGGACTAA
- the ccl44 gene encoding chemokine (C-C motif) ligand 44, whose protein sequence is MSLQAISVLSVTVILLGSLEGKGVMQRDVQCCMQYSQGKVRTKDVLEFEMQTEGPDCSIRAIILYTKKAVKCADPRDRKVKRLLRKLIQRQRAKAHRTMWLQPHGNLPVMSEIQ, encoded by the exons ATGTCGCTGCAGGCCATATCTGTGCTGTCGGTCACTGTCATCCTCCTTGGGTCCCTGGAAG GAAAGGGGGTGATGCAACGGGATGTGCAGTGCTGCATGCAGTACTCGCAGGGCAAGGTCCGCACAAAAGACGTCCTCGAGTTTGAGATGCAGACAGAGGGGCCCGACTGCAGCATACGAGCCATCAT ATTGTACACTAAGAAGGCGGTGAAGTGTGCAGACCCCAGGGACAGGAAAGTGAAGAGGTTACTACGAAAACTGATCCAGAGGCAGAGAGCCAAAGCCCACAGGACCATGTGGCTCCAGCCGCATGGGAACCTGCCTGTCATGTCTGAG ATCCAGTAA